The sequence ACATGGTGGAGGCCGACTCATGGATCTACTCGGGCATGGTGCCCTTCAACGTGGCCGGACTGGCCACCGCAAAGGGCGGCGACAAGGCGATGAACGACTACCTCGACACCGTGCTGCGCAGCTACACCGGCGCCAACGGCTACGCCTGGGTCGGCAACGAGCCGAGCGTCGAACTGCCCTGGGAGTACGACTACATCGGCGAGCCCTACAAGACGCAGGCCACCGTACGCTCGATCCAGGACGAGATCTGGTCCGACACCCCCGAGGGCCTCGCCGACGGCAACGACGATCTCGGTGAGATGAGCGCGTGGTACGTGTGGTCCGCGCTGGGCATGTATCCGATGACCCCCGGCACCTCCGATCTCGCCCTCGGCTCGCCCCTGTTCTCCCAGGCGGTGATCACCCTGCCGTCCGGGAAGACCCTGACGATCAACGGCGACGGCGCCGCGGACGACGCACCCTATGTCCAGTCCGCTACGTTCAACGGGTCCGCGTGGAACAACGCCTACGCGCCCACGACCGCGATCACCTCCGGAGGCACGCTGTCCTACACGCTCGGCACCAGCCCCAACACCGGCTGGGCGACCCAGGCTTCGGCCGCCCCGCCCTCCTACCCCGGTGACACGGCCGCCCCGCCCAAACCGCGCGTGGGTCCCGTCAAGGCGGGCGTGGACTCGGCGCAGTGCGTCGACGACGCGGGCTCCGGCACCGCCGATCACACCGCCGTCCGTCTGTGGGCCTGCAACGGCACCTACGCCCAGGACTGGACGGTCGCGACCGACGGCACCCTGCGCACCCTCGGCAAGTGCCTCGACGTGACGAACAGCGGCACGACCGACGGAACGCTCGTCCAGCTCTACACCTGCAACGGCACCGGCGCCCAGCAATGGACGGCGGGCGCCGACGGCTCACTGACGAACCCGCACTCCGGGCTCTGCCTGGACGATCCCAACTCCTCCACGACGCAGGGCACACGGCTTCAGATCTACACCTGCAACGGGACCGCGGCGCAGAAGTGGACGCTGCCACCGGCCTGATGCCCCGCCCGAAGCGACCCCGTCGCCCGCACCCAGCGCAGGGCTCGCGGTTCCGCTCGCCGGCGGAACCGCGAGGTCCTTCACTGGTACACGCGGGCGAGGGTGTCACCGGGATTTGTGTTCGAGTGCACTCCAACATCCACACTGATCGTGAAGGGGCGTCCGCCCCTGGCACAGATTGGTGGGAGCACATGGGCAAGACGAGCAGGGCGGGGCATCCTCTGCCTTACGACACGTACCGGCAGGCGATCGAACGCGAGACGCTGCGCTTCGCCGAAGCGGTGTCGGGAGCCGACCCGGCGGCTGCGGTGCCCTGCTGCCCGGATTGGACCCTGGCCGATCTCACCCGCCATGTGGGAGCGCTGCAGCGCTGGTTCTCGGTGCTGCTGACCCAGCTGGTGCAGGAGCCCCCGCGCAGCCGGGACGTGGAGCTGGGGCTGCCGGAGACGGCGCGGGAGTATGCCGACTGGGTGGCAGCGGGCGTACCCCAGGTGGCGGCCGTGCTGCGGGCCACGGACCCTCAGGCCGCGATGTGGGCCTGGGGTGAGGACCAGCACGCGCGCTTCTGGGCCCGCCGGATGCTGTTCGAGACGCTGGTGCACCGGGTGGACGCGGAGCGCGCCGTCGGCAGGGAGCCGGACATCGACGCCGAGCTGGCGGCGGACGGGGTGGACGAATTCCTCGTCAACCTGCGCCATGCGGGGCTCTTCGCCCCGGCCGTCACGAAGCTGAACGGGGCCGGCGAGACCATCGCGTTCCGGTGCGCGGCCTCCGACGGCGCGAGCGGCGAGGAGTGGCGGGTCCGGCTGGACGCGGACGGCTTCCGTCTCCTTC is a genomic window of Streptomyces griseochromogenes containing:
- a CDS encoding maleylpyruvate isomerase family mycothiol-dependent enzyme; the encoded protein is MGKTSRAGHPLPYDTYRQAIERETLRFAEAVSGADPAAAVPCCPDWTLADLTRHVGALQRWFSVLLTQLVQEPPRSRDVELGLPETAREYADWVAAGVPQVAAVLRATDPQAAMWAWGEDQHARFWARRMLFETLVHRVDAERAVGREPDIDAELAADGVDEFLVNLRHAGLFAPAVTKLNGAGETIAFRCAASDGASGEEWRVRLDADGFRLLPPAGGDDVESERPTTAVRGQAADLLLLLYGRRTYQDPAFEVSGEATVLDRWFTHTAF